From a region of the Nitrospira sp. genome:
- a CDS encoding c-type cytochrome, with protein MMDSITRKARITAVVAFGVVLVSSAGYSIVSAQGLPEGFKKGDLAPEPSAEMIEAGKRVYFTKCVWCHGVDGAGDGPGADRLWPRPRNFNQGTFKIRHTASGELPLFDAKKPIPGQNDLFETVTHGLPGSAMPPWEGILTEEQRLQVLSFVTTQLVKDRKFTDKQSESQTILQLADLKPKPATDESKKRGSELIVEKKCVECHGMEGRGDGNAFNLKDDWGFSIQPANWHKCWNFRGSRQDPYNVSNIFRTFSTGVNGTPMPSFADNTTVDERWDIANFVNSLCERDTLGNPLPIDPLTDKPKINFVVPSDLVEGEIPADIEHEAWQKAPKRYVAMGGQITHKPRNFVNRIDDIWVRSLYNDKSIVYLLEWDDRTKSVAEAKLPWAPTQVNIDVKEQDPKTGEEGSIAAHQNNYTVYNDAIAIQTAVKWKELPAPIKPRYLFGTNDQFPVDIVKWEADGSLRAFKGTGWDKDFEERDNYEESMKLLKAEWKNGRWYVMIQRPVGNKKDQDYDEDTFFEVGQYIPTVFFAWDGHNGDAGRKMAVSAFFYTFMNPPVPQETYIYPAVIAVGVVLLEGWVLTRRANKKKGKTL; from the coding sequence ATGATGGACAGCATAACTCGGAAGGCCAGAATTACAGCCGTCGTTGCCTTCGGAGTCGTTCTGGTGTCTAGTGCGGGCTATTCGATTGTTTCAGCACAAGGGCTCCCCGAAGGTTTCAAGAAGGGGGATCTCGCACCTGAACCCTCCGCAGAAATGATTGAAGCTGGGAAACGTGTTTATTTCACCAAGTGCGTCTGGTGTCACGGTGTCGATGGCGCCGGTGATGGGCCTGGAGCCGATCGGCTTTGGCCTCGTCCACGAAACTTCAATCAAGGAACGTTTAAAATTCGTCATACCGCTAGCGGCGAACTCCCGCTTTTTGATGCAAAGAAGCCGATCCCTGGCCAAAACGATCTCTTTGAGACGGTTACCCATGGTTTGCCAGGATCTGCGATGCCACCCTGGGAAGGCATCTTAACCGAAGAACAGCGCCTGCAAGTTTTGTCTTTTGTTACAACGCAGCTGGTTAAGGATCGGAAGTTCACTGATAAGCAGTCTGAAAGTCAAACTATTTTGCAGTTGGCTGATCTTAAACCCAAACCGGCAACCGATGAGAGTAAGAAGCGCGGTTCCGAGCTCATCGTTGAAAAGAAGTGCGTAGAGTGCCATGGAATGGAAGGCCGTGGTGATGGAAACGCTTTTAATTTGAAGGATGACTGGGGTTTCTCGATTCAGCCGGCCAATTGGCATAAGTGCTGGAACTTCCGAGGTAGTCGTCAAGATCCATATAACGTGAGCAACATCTTCCGAACCTTCTCTACCGGCGTCAATGGCACTCCGATGCCGTCATTTGCAGATAACACGACGGTTGATGAACGGTGGGACATCGCGAACTTTGTCAATTCTCTTTGTGAGAGAGATACACTGGGCAATCCGCTTCCCATTGACCCATTGACGGATAAGCCTAAAATCAACTTCGTGGTCCCGTCGGATCTCGTTGAGGGGGAAATTCCTGCCGACATCGAACATGAAGCCTGGCAAAAGGCCCCGAAGCGATATGTGGCTATGGGCGGACAGATCACTCATAAGCCCAGAAACTTTGTCAATCGGATCGATGATATCTGGGTACGGTCTCTCTACAATGATAAATCAATTGTCTACCTGCTCGAGTGGGATGACCGAACGAAGAGTGTCGCTGAAGCAAAACTTCCCTGGGCCCCCACACAGGTTAACATCGATGTAAAAGAACAGGACCCAAAGACCGGTGAGGAAGGGTCAATTGCAGCGCACCAAAATAACTACACGGTTTACAACGATGCGATTGCCATTCAAACAGCAGTGAAGTGGAAAGAGCTTCCCGCCCCGATCAAGCCTCGTTACCTGTTTGGTACCAATGACCAATTCCCCGTCGACATTGTCAAATGGGAGGCAGACGGCTCTCTCCGTGCATTCAAGGGCACGGGTTGGGACAAGGATTTTGAAGAGCGCGACAACTATGAAGAGAGCATGAAGCTCCTAAAGGCAGAGTGGAAGAATGGTCGTTGGTATGTAATGATTCAGCGACCCGTTGGAAACAAGAAGGATCAGGATTACGACGAAGACACATTTTTTGAAGTCGGGCAATATATTCCGACGGTGTTCTTTGCGTGGGATGGTCACAACGGAGATGCCGGGAGAAAGATGGCCGTCTCCGCTTTCTTCTACACATTTATGAACCCGCCGGTCCCCCAGGAAACATACATCTATCCAGCTGTTATTGCGGTGGGTGTCGTCCTGTTGGAGGGATGGGTCCTGACCCGTCGTGCAAACAAGAAAAAGGGAAAGACACTGTAG
- a CDS encoding molybdenum cofactor guanylyltransferase: MISDVTGVLLAGGKSKRMGEDKRFLLIGGSTLIERSVGVMCALFQQVCVVIAQDGPVPSVRVPVVRDLVPNCGSLGGLYTGLRQSTDQHIFVAACDMPFLCSSLVQYMVALKEEADVVMALWKDRLQPTHAVYSRRCLPILEDMIRRHEVKIQHVAAHPALRVRMVMEAEVSRIDHDGRSFRNINTPSDLEAARSLYESSSGS, encoded by the coding sequence ATGATCAGCGATGTGACGGGCGTTTTGCTTGCCGGAGGAAAAAGTAAGCGGATGGGCGAGGATAAGCGATTCCTCTTGATCGGGGGCAGTACCCTGATTGAACGGAGCGTCGGTGTCATGTGTGCCCTCTTTCAGCAGGTGTGTGTTGTGATCGCCCAGGATGGCCCGGTGCCGTCAGTACGCGTGCCGGTCGTGCGTGATCTTGTCCCGAATTGTGGGAGCCTCGGCGGGCTCTATACCGGTCTTCGACAGTCTACAGATCAGCACATATTTGTTGCCGCCTGCGATATGCCGTTTCTCTGCTCTAGCCTTGTGCAGTATATGGTCGCCTTGAAGGAAGAGGCCGACGTCGTCATGGCACTCTGGAAAGACCGCCTTCAGCCGACGCATGCTGTCTATAGCCGACGTTGTCTGCCGATTCTTGAAGACATGATTCGTAGGCACGAAGTGAAAATTCAACATGTCGCCGCGCATCCCGCTCTTCGCGTGCGGATGGTCATGGAGGCCGAGGTGAGCCGAATTGATCACGATGGGCGATCATTCCGCAATATCAATACTCCTTCGGATCTTGAAGCGGCTCGATCGCTATACGAGAGCTCTAGCGGCTCCTGA
- a CDS encoding glycosyltransferase family 9 protein has protein sequence MKRTIVILHPGALGDVLLAVPAIRNLGIRFPQHEILLVADATVSRLLHLCRLVDDWMSVEGRACAGLFGGSAHLSEELQSWLQRCDVVVAWTEDKDGALAALVQRWGVAEAHIHSPFSPRLRASHQRDRFLETIGQTEEEVSSAWTIEIPHDLVEQGRIYLESIGIMPDRPLALVHPGSGSMHKCLGPGKVALILQQLQRGEMCPLVLEGPADHDAVEAVLKLASKTPPVLRNLDLPLLAGILAGTVLYLGHDSGITHLAALLGVHTIAVFGPTDHARWAPIGDHVTILRGAPCVCPSWEAVKGCHEKPCLDVPIEKMLPALGPETRV, from the coding sequence ATGAAACGCACGATTGTGATACTTCACCCTGGCGCGCTCGGTGATGTTTTGTTGGCTGTCCCTGCGATACGGAACCTTGGGATACGGTTCCCGCAGCACGAAATCTTGCTAGTCGCAGACGCCACCGTCAGTCGCCTTCTTCACCTATGTCGACTGGTCGATGATTGGATGTCCGTAGAAGGGCGGGCATGCGCGGGGTTGTTTGGTGGATCCGCTCACCTCTCTGAGGAGCTACAGTCGTGGCTACAGCGATGCGATGTCGTCGTGGCATGGACAGAAGACAAGGATGGGGCTCTGGCCGCCCTTGTGCAGCGATGGGGTGTAGCGGAGGCGCACATCCACTCACCATTTTCGCCGCGATTGCGAGCAAGCCATCAGCGCGATCGCTTTCTTGAAACAATCGGTCAGACCGAAGAAGAAGTTTCTAGCGCGTGGACGATCGAGATTCCCCACGATCTCGTGGAACAAGGGAGAATCTACCTTGAGTCCATTGGAATTATGCCTGATCGACCGCTGGCGCTTGTGCACCCCGGAAGTGGAAGCATGCACAAGTGTCTTGGCCCAGGGAAAGTAGCCTTGATACTCCAGCAGTTGCAGCGAGGAGAGATGTGTCCACTCGTCTTAGAGGGGCCAGCCGATCATGATGCGGTGGAGGCGGTGCTGAAATTAGCTAGTAAGACGCCTCCTGTCCTCAGAAATCTTGACCTACCTCTGCTTGCAGGAATCCTTGCGGGCACTGTGCTCTATTTGGGTCATGACTCCGGTATTACGCATCTAGCTGCATTGCTGGGTGTGCATACGATCGCAGTATTCGGTCCGACAGACCATGCTCGCTGGGCACCCATCGGTGATCATGTGACGATCTTGCGAGGGGCACCTTGTGTCTGTCCATCATGGGAGGCTGTAAAAGGGTGTCACGAGAAGCCCTGCCTTGACGTACCGATTGAGAAGATGCTGCCTGCATTGGGACCTGAAACACGGGTATAA
- a CDS encoding arginine--tRNA ligase has protein sequence MSQGVVQEKVTTAILGALNEAKQKGQLKTTAWPTLSLDAPKRPEWGDLASTVAMSLASSEHKAPHDIARIIVENLSEQEQLFDRVEIVRPGFLNLTVKPALWQEVLRDVERQGARYGRTDIGNDRRVLVEYVSANPTGPLHVGHGRGAAVGQAVIRLLRAIGYEVVGEYYVNDAGRQMKLLGASVYARYQELSGQTINFPEDGYHGTYITAVAHQIKEQLDREASHLAPADLEARCRALAYQELLGLIRDDLTAFGIEIQSWFSEASLLESKAIEQALDELKARGLLFEQEGAWWFRASLYGDEKDRVVKKQDGEYTYLASDIAYHHDKLRRGYDLLIDVFGADHHGYIPRMQAVMQAYGSPKERLQVVLVQLVKLLRDGTEVKMSKRTGEFITMREVIDEVGADAAKFFFLMRDSKTHLEFDLELAKQRSADNPVYYVQYAHARICSLWRVASARGIARPSAVETDLSVLTDPDELGIIKKLSSYPEVIQASAVVFEPHRVTYYLQQLAALLHTFYNKHRVLPAATDQEHDESAPIEALTPKRTAARLVLMGAVQQVIRNGLDVLGISAPEHM, from the coding sequence GTGTCGCAAGGCGTTGTGCAGGAAAAGGTGACCACAGCTATTCTCGGCGCCCTAAATGAGGCGAAGCAAAAAGGGCAATTGAAGACAACGGCCTGGCCGACACTGAGTCTGGATGCTCCGAAGCGGCCTGAGTGGGGGGACCTGGCATCGACGGTGGCCATGTCATTAGCTTCCTCCGAGCACAAGGCCCCTCATGATATTGCCCGCATCATCGTGGAGAACTTGTCCGAGCAGGAGCAGTTGTTCGATCGCGTAGAAATCGTCCGTCCCGGTTTCTTGAATCTCACGGTCAAACCCGCTCTCTGGCAGGAGGTCCTCCGTGACGTTGAACGACAGGGAGCCCGTTATGGTCGAACAGACATCGGTAACGATCGTCGTGTGCTAGTTGAGTATGTGAGCGCAAATCCGACCGGTCCATTGCATGTCGGACATGGAAGAGGGGCCGCGGTCGGGCAGGCAGTGATCCGATTACTGAGAGCGATCGGGTACGAGGTGGTGGGTGAGTACTACGTCAACGATGCAGGACGGCAGATGAAATTGTTGGGCGCGTCCGTCTATGCCCGTTACCAAGAGTTGTCCGGGCAGACCATCAATTTTCCTGAGGATGGCTATCATGGTACCTACATCACGGCCGTGGCTCACCAGATCAAGGAACAACTTGATCGTGAAGCAAGTCATCTCGCTCCTGCCGATCTTGAGGCTCGCTGCCGAGCACTTGCGTATCAGGAACTGCTGGGACTCATCCGTGATGACCTCACGGCATTTGGTATCGAGATTCAATCCTGGTTCAGCGAGGCCTCACTGCTGGAATCCAAGGCGATCGAGCAGGCTTTGGATGAATTGAAGGCGCGCGGGCTTTTGTTCGAACAGGAAGGGGCGTGGTGGTTTCGGGCGTCGCTGTACGGCGATGAAAAAGACCGCGTAGTCAAGAAGCAGGACGGTGAGTACACCTATCTCGCCTCCGATATCGCCTATCATCACGATAAGCTCCGGCGCGGCTACGATCTGCTGATCGATGTCTTTGGCGCCGACCACCATGGGTACATTCCCCGCATGCAAGCCGTGATGCAGGCGTACGGATCTCCAAAAGAGCGTCTTCAAGTGGTGCTCGTCCAGTTAGTCAAGCTCTTGCGGGACGGGACCGAAGTGAAGATGTCCAAGCGGACCGGGGAATTCATTACGATGCGGGAAGTCATCGACGAAGTCGGAGCGGATGCCGCAAAGTTCTTTTTCTTAATGCGGGATTCCAAGACTCATCTCGAATTTGATCTGGAGTTGGCGAAACAGCGATCCGCCGACAATCCTGTGTATTACGTCCAGTACGCCCATGCTCGAATCTGCAGCCTCTGGCGTGTGGCCTCCGCACGGGGAATTGCCCGCCCATCCGCAGTGGAGACCGATCTCTCGGTTTTGACGGATCCCGATGAATTGGGGATTATCAAAAAACTGTCCTCCTATCCTGAGGTCATCCAGGCGAGTGCCGTGGTCTTCGAACCGCACCGTGTGACGTATTACCTTCAGCAATTGGCGGCGCTGCTCCATACGTTTTATAACAAACACCGTGTGTTGCCTGCGGCGACTGATCAAGAGCATGACGAGTCGGCACCCATCGAAGCCCTCACGCCAAAGCGAACTGCGGCGCGATTGGTCCTGATGGGGGCGGTCCAGCAAGTGATCAGGAATGGGCTTGACGTGCTGGGTATTTCAGCGCCTGAGCATATGTAG
- the tgt gene encoding tRNA guanosine(34) transglycosylase Tgt, with the protein MQYQVEQPDSCSKGRVGLLTTNHAEVQTPAFMPVGSLGPVKGLESEDLQELGFQLMLNNAYHLYLRPGHKIVADMGGLHAFTGWPGAILTDSGGFQIFSLAKLCEVTDDGVTFQSHIDGSRHFISPEKAIEIEEALGADIIMVLDQCVALPTGHEVIQEGVRRTKLWAERCQASRRRTDQALFGIVQGGLDPDLRIASARELATLGFEGYAVGGLSVGEGKTDMYAMLDITVPELPEKKPRYLMGVGLPEDLVEGVARGIDLFDCVVPSRHGRTGSLFTASGRVVIKQAQYADDERPVDPACACPVCRRYSRAYLHHLFVVKEMLGARLNTIHNLWYFSDLMRRMREALVEGRFSAFREAFYRHQDRQSEMITEAANGEFEPYSQWHRSCHT; encoded by the coding sequence ATGCAGTATCAGGTCGAACAACCGGATTCATGCTCGAAGGGCCGCGTCGGTCTGCTGACCACCAATCACGCGGAGGTTCAGACTCCCGCCTTCATGCCGGTGGGTTCGTTGGGCCCAGTCAAAGGGCTCGAATCTGAAGATCTTCAGGAATTAGGCTTCCAGTTGATGCTCAATAATGCCTATCACCTGTATTTGCGGCCTGGGCACAAGATCGTTGCTGACATGGGGGGGCTCCATGCCTTCACCGGCTGGCCGGGAGCGATTCTCACCGACAGCGGAGGGTTTCAGATTTTTAGTTTGGCGAAGCTCTGTGAAGTGACCGACGACGGCGTCACGTTTCAGTCACACATTGACGGGTCACGCCATTTTATTTCGCCTGAAAAGGCGATAGAGATCGAGGAGGCGTTAGGGGCCGATATCATCATGGTCCTCGATCAATGTGTCGCGCTTCCCACCGGCCACGAGGTGATTCAAGAAGGTGTGCGCCGAACCAAGCTCTGGGCCGAGCGCTGTCAGGCGAGCCGGCGAAGAACCGATCAGGCGTTGTTCGGCATCGTGCAAGGTGGGTTGGATCCCGACTTGCGCATTGCCTCAGCGAGGGAGTTGGCGACATTGGGGTTCGAGGGCTACGCGGTCGGTGGGCTCTCAGTCGGAGAAGGAAAAACCGACATGTATGCCATGCTCGATATCACGGTTCCGGAGTTGCCAGAGAAGAAGCCTCGTTACCTTATGGGTGTCGGACTTCCTGAGGACTTAGTCGAAGGCGTGGCTCGGGGTATCGATCTATTTGATTGCGTCGTCCCATCTCGTCATGGCAGAACTGGCTCTCTGTTTACCGCGTCAGGTCGGGTGGTCATCAAGCAGGCGCAATATGCCGATGATGAACGACCGGTGGATCCCGCTTGCGCTTGTCCGGTGTGCCGTCGGTATTCGCGGGCCTATCTCCACCACTTGTTCGTGGTGAAAGAAATGTTGGGGGCACGGCTCAATACGATTCACAACCTTTGGTATTTTTCCGATTTGATGCGCCGGATGCGGGAAGCACTGGTGGAAGGAAGGTTTTCCGCATTCCGCGAGGCGTTCTATCGTCATCAAGATCGGCAGTCAGAGATGATAACTGAAGCGGCGAATGGCGAGTTTGAACCATACAGCCAATGGCATAGGAGCTGTCACACATAG
- the yajC gene encoding preprotein translocase subunit YajC, giving the protein MESIAWAEGTGGGGSAASGGAGGILSLIPFLLIFVIFYFLLIRPQQKKQKQQQALLDALKKGDKVVTTSGIWGTITNLGKETVTLQIADNTKVKMQRENIARVRGEDEDKEKDKEKEKEKEKEKEKDA; this is encoded by the coding sequence ATGGAATCGATCGCGTGGGCTGAAGGAACGGGCGGAGGCGGATCGGCCGCCAGCGGAGGTGCTGGAGGGATCTTGTCGCTGATCCCGTTCCTCCTGATCTTTGTCATTTTTTATTTTCTCCTGATCCGGCCTCAGCAGAAGAAACAGAAGCAGCAACAGGCATTGTTGGACGCTTTGAAGAAAGGCGATAAGGTCGTGACGACGTCTGGAATCTGGGGAACGATCACCAACCTCGGGAAGGAGACGGTCACCCTGCAGATAGCCGATAATACCAAGGTCAAGATGCAGCGTGAAAATATCGCGCGAGTGCGCGGAGAAGATGAAGACAAAGAGAAAGACAAAGAGAAAGAGAAAGAGAAAGAGAAAGAGAAAGAGAAGGACGCGTAG
- the secD gene encoding protein translocase subunit SecD: MKKVGGRLWLLILVLVGSVVACLPSYQPFYQALPGWLKGVLPNKGITLGLDLQGGIHMVLEVDEDRAVEIAVDRSVTALQDLLAEKSIAVASVKRTGHDQITIQLQNADAKAPAQKVVDNFPIFAEKESAGSTATIVWELREAETKRIKDSAINQALETIRNRIDQFGVAEPIVQRQGLKQIVVQLPGVKDPKRAKDLIKETALLEFKMLDEDIRLDLPVRIPKDKEAEVLQQFAGKVPEGDEILFERVVDKDTGFEYHVPYVVKKRVMLTGDVLSDARVAIGQFNDSYVSITFDSKGGQEFERITGENVKKRMAVVLDNNIYSAPVIQERISGGRAQITGSFTTQEANDLAIVLRAGALPAPLKIVQDLTVGPSLGQDSIDKGVRATLIAGAMVVVFMIVYYRLSGLIADFALILNLVCLMGALSALTATLTLPGIAGIVLTIGMGVDSNVLIFERIREELRGGKAVRSAIDAGYDKALLTIIDSHVTTLITGVALFLFGTGPIKGFAVTLCLGIAINLFTALVGTKVIFDVLYQRQKVEALSI; the protein is encoded by the coding sequence ATGAAAAAAGTAGGTGGGCGCTTATGGTTGTTGATCCTGGTGCTTGTGGGGTCGGTCGTGGCATGTCTTCCGTCATATCAGCCTTTCTATCAAGCGTTGCCCGGTTGGCTGAAGGGAGTATTGCCGAACAAGGGCATTACGCTGGGTTTGGATCTGCAGGGCGGTATTCATATGGTGCTGGAAGTGGATGAGGACCGTGCCGTGGAGATCGCCGTGGACCGTTCTGTCACCGCGTTGCAGGATCTCCTCGCCGAGAAGTCCATCGCGGTCGCCTCGGTCAAGCGAACCGGTCATGACCAAATCACGATTCAGCTGCAGAATGCCGACGCAAAGGCTCCGGCTCAAAAGGTCGTCGACAACTTTCCCATTTTCGCTGAGAAGGAATCAGCAGGGTCGACTGCGACCATCGTGTGGGAGCTTCGTGAGGCGGAAACCAAGCGGATTAAGGATTCGGCTATCAACCAAGCATTGGAAACCATCCGAAATCGGATCGATCAATTCGGCGTTGCGGAGCCGATCGTTCAGCGACAGGGGTTGAAGCAAATCGTTGTTCAGCTGCCCGGTGTCAAGGACCCGAAACGCGCCAAGGACTTGATCAAGGAAACGGCGCTGCTCGAGTTCAAAATGTTGGATGAAGATATTCGGCTCGATCTGCCGGTCCGCATTCCAAAGGATAAAGAAGCTGAGGTGCTCCAGCAATTTGCAGGCAAAGTGCCTGAGGGAGACGAGATTTTGTTCGAACGAGTGGTCGATAAGGACACGGGCTTCGAATATCACGTTCCCTATGTGGTCAAAAAGCGGGTCATGCTGACCGGCGATGTGCTGAGCGATGCGCGGGTCGCCATCGGCCAATTCAACGATTCGTACGTGTCCATCACCTTTGATTCCAAAGGCGGGCAGGAGTTCGAACGGATTACAGGTGAAAACGTCAAAAAGCGCATGGCGGTCGTTCTCGATAACAACATCTATTCGGCGCCGGTCATTCAAGAGCGTATTTCGGGGGGACGCGCTCAGATTACCGGGAGTTTTACGACGCAGGAAGCCAATGATTTGGCGATCGTTCTGCGGGCCGGCGCGTTGCCAGCGCCGCTGAAGATCGTCCAAGACCTCACAGTCGGGCCGTCGCTCGGACAGGATTCCATCGACAAAGGCGTCAGGGCGACTCTGATCGCGGGGGCTATGGTCGTCGTCTTCATGATCGTGTACTACCGCTTGTCCGGGCTGATCGCGGATTTTGCCCTAATCTTGAACCTGGTGTGCCTGATGGGTGCGCTGTCCGCGTTGACCGCCACGTTGACCCTGCCGGGCATCGCCGGCATCGTGCTGACGATCGGAATGGGTGTCGACTCCAACGTCTTGATTTTCGAGCGCATTCGAGAAGAACTGCGTGGGGGCAAGGCGGTGCGATCAGCGATCGATGCGGGGTACGACAAAGCGTTGCTGACGATCATCGACTCACACGTCACGACGCTGATCACCGGCGTTGCTCTGTTTCTATTTGGAACCGGTCCCATCAAGGGGTTTGCCGTGACCCTGTGTTTGGGTATTGCCATCAATCTCTTCACGGCATTGGTCGGGACAAAAGTGATATTTGATGTGTTGTATCAGCGGCAGAAAGTCGAAGCGCTGAGCATCTAA
- the secF gene encoding protein translocase subunit SecF — MLEILGKTNIDFMGKRKFSFLFSGIMVVLGLIALVQIARGAANLGIDFAGGTAVQLKFEQPIRIDEARKALETSGLNDAELQEFGQDNKLLIRVKASTTIEEKIAERVVGIFSKEFPNNKFVVDSTTEIGPAIGKKLQEDALVAIVVSFAGIILYIAARFELRFGVAAALATFHDVLAVIGAFYILDKEITLLIVTALLTLAGYSLTDTVVVFDRIRENLKLRRRESEEATINSAINQVLSRTIVTSLTVVIVLIPLTLAGGEVLHDFSLALLWGVIFGTYSSVFVASPLLLLWPGTPGRLLKRS; from the coding sequence ATGTTAGAGATTCTCGGGAAAACCAACATTGATTTCATGGGCAAGCGCAAGTTCTCCTTTCTCTTTTCAGGGATCATGGTCGTGCTTGGGCTCATTGCCCTCGTCCAAATTGCTCGGGGCGCGGCCAATTTGGGGATCGACTTTGCCGGGGGGACAGCCGTCCAACTCAAGTTCGAACAGCCGATTCGGATCGATGAGGCGCGTAAGGCCTTGGAAACGAGCGGGTTGAACGATGCGGAGTTGCAGGAATTTGGACAGGACAACAAGCTGCTGATCCGAGTGAAGGCTTCAACGACGATCGAAGAGAAGATTGCGGAACGTGTGGTGGGAATCTTCAGCAAGGAGTTTCCAAACAACAAGTTCGTGGTGGACTCGACGACTGAAATCGGGCCGGCCATCGGGAAGAAGCTTCAAGAAGATGCGCTTGTGGCCATCGTCGTCTCATTTGCGGGTATTATTCTGTACATTGCGGCGCGTTTCGAACTTCGATTCGGTGTCGCGGCGGCGCTGGCGACGTTTCATGACGTCCTGGCCGTGATCGGAGCCTTCTACATCCTGGACAAAGAAATTACCCTCTTGATCGTGACGGCGCTCTTGACCCTGGCCGGATATTCCCTGACCGATACCGTCGTCGTGTTCGACCGAATCAGAGAGAATCTGAAGTTGCGCCGCCGTGAGAGCGAAGAAGCGACAATCAACAGCGCCATCAATCAAGTGTTAAGCCGCACAATCGTTACGAGTTTGACTGTCGTGATTGTCCTCATTCCCTTGACTCTCGCCGGCGGAGAAGTTTTGCATGATTTTTCGCTTGCGCTACTCTGGGGGGTGATCTTCGGCACGTATTCTTCCGTCTTCGTCGCGAGCCCACTCCTGCTCCTGTGGCCAGGAACGCCGGGTCGACTCTTGAAACGCAGCTGA